One Solanum lycopersicum chromosome 4, SLM_r2.1 DNA window includes the following coding sequences:
- the LOC101266021 gene encoding sterol 3-beta-glucosyltransferase UGT80A2 isoform X2 → MLIVGTRGDVQPFVAIGKKLQENGHRVRLATHANFKEFVLGAGLEFYPLGGDPKVLAAYMVKNKGFLPSGPSEILIQRNQIKDIVFSLLPACVDPDPESNVPFRVNAIIANPPAYGHMHVAEALQVPLHLFFTMPWTATSEFPHPLSRVKQSVANRLSYQVVDGLIWLGIRDVVNDFRKKKLKLRRLTYLSNSNSFHSDVPFGYIWSPHLVPKPKDWGQKIDVVGFCFLDLASNYEPPESLVKWLEDGENPVYIGFGSLPVQEPEKMTEIIVQALEITGQRGIINKGWGGLGSLKEPKDFVYLLDNCPHDWLFLHCAAVVHHGGAGTTAAGLKAACPTTVVPFFGDQQFWGERVHARGVGPAPIPVDEFSLEKLVAAIRFMLDPEVKERAVELAKAMEHEDGVTGAVKAFYKHFPLESLEPKPEVSPRPPRFFSLRRCIGHS, encoded by the exons ATGCTCATTGTTGGGACGAGGGGAGATGTGCAACCTTTTGTTGCCATTGGGAAAAAGCTTCAG GAAAATGGTCATAGGGTGAGACTAGCAACTCATGCCAATTTTAAAGAGTTTGTTTTGGGTGCTGGGTTGGAATTTTATCCTCTAGGCGGAGATCCAAAGGTTCTTGCTGCAT ACATGGTAAAAAATAAAGGGTTTTTGCCATCTGGACCTTCTGAAATACTTATTCAACGTaatcaaataaaagatattGTATTCTCCTTACTACCTGCATGCGTAGATCCTGATCCAGAGTCAAATGTTCCATTCAGAGTAAATGCCATTATTGCCAATCCTCCTGCATATG GACATATGCATGTAGCAGAGGCCCTCCAAGTACCattgcatttatttttcacaatgcCATGGAC GGCTACTAGTGAGTTTCCACATCCTCTCTCTCGTGTCAAGCAGTCAGTTGCTAATAGA CTATCATATCAAGTCGTTGATGGACTGATCTGGCTTGGGATTCGGGATGTGGTAAATGACTTCAGGAAGAAAAAGTTGAAGTTAaggcgattaacttatttgagtAACTCCAACAGTTTCCATTCAGATGTGCCTTTTGGGTATATATGGAGTCCACACCTAGTTCCTAAACCGAAAG ATTGGGGCCAAAAAATTGACGTGGTAGGGTTTTGCTTCCTAGACCTTGCTTCCAATTATGAACCCCCAGAATCACTTGTTAAATGGCTTGAAGATGGTGAAAATCCTGTATATATTGGCTTTGGAAGTCTT CCTGTTCAAGAACCTGAAAAAATGACCGAGATAATTGTTCAAGCTCTAGAAATTACTGGACAAAGAGGTATTATTAACAAAGGCTGGGGTGGCCTTGGGAGCT TGAAGGAACCCAAGGATTTTGTGTACCTGTTGGATAATTGCCCCCATGATTGGCTATTCCTGCATTGTGCTGCTGTG GTGCATCATGGAGGTGCTGGAACAACTGCTGCTGGACTAAAAGCCGCa TGCCCAACAACTGTGGTACCTTTCTTTGGGGATCAACAATTTTGGGGTGAACGTGTGCATGCTAGGGGAGTAGGTCCTGCTCCCATCCCTGTGGACGAGTTCTCCCTTGAAAAGTTGGTCGCTGCCATCCGGTTCATGCTAGATCCAGAG GTAAAAGAACGTGCTGTAGAACTAGCAAAAGCCATGGAACATGAGGATGGAGTGACTGGAGCTGTGAAAGCATTCTATAAACATTTCCCTCTAGAATCACTTGAGCCAAAGCCTGAGGTCTCGCCTCGTCCTCCCCGTTTCTTTTCCCTAAGACGCTGTATCGGACactcctaa
- the LOC101266021 gene encoding sterol 3-beta-glucosyltransferase UGT80A2 isoform X1 — translation MDDSLEKNNGLKDSGEVPVDFELVIQGDNGNQTNKESTVDNSINVQGSVSGDETGHSATNVEKPVKKSEPGTSQPDKAGRHIQNKNKGLGVLAAKLFDDRVPLRKKLKLFNRLATIQDDGTVQFEVPGDIKPGKLDFGTGVVYNGASDEAANDVADIPVLPPLQIVMLIVGTRGDVQPFVAIGKKLQENGHRVRLATHANFKEFVLGAGLEFYPLGGDPKVLAAYMVKNKGFLPSGPSEILIQRNQIKDIVFSLLPACVDPDPESNVPFRVNAIIANPPAYGHMHVAEALQVPLHLFFTMPWTATSEFPHPLSRVKQSVANRLSYQVVDGLIWLGIRDVVNDFRKKKLKLRRLTYLSNSNSFHSDVPFGYIWSPHLVPKPKDWGQKIDVVGFCFLDLASNYEPPESLVKWLEDGENPVYIGFGSLPVQEPEKMTEIIVQALEITGQRGIINKGWGGLGSLKEPKDFVYLLDNCPHDWLFLHCAAVVHHGGAGTTAAGLKAACPTTVVPFFGDQQFWGERVHARGVGPAPIPVDEFSLEKLVAAIRFMLDPEVKERAVELAKAMEHEDGVTGAVKAFYKHFPLESLEPKPEVSPRPPRFFSLRRCIGHS, via the exons ATGGACGATTCGTTGGAAAAGAATAATGGGTTAAAGGATTCAGGTGAGGTTCCGGTTGATTTTGAACTGGTAATACAGGGTGATAATGGGAATCAAACGAATAAGGAGAGTACTGTTGATAATTCTATCAACGTACAAG GATCTGTAAGCGGGGATGAGACTGGGCATAGTGCTACAAATGTGGAAAAGCCTGTGAAGAAATCGGAACCTGGTACCAGTCAGCCAGACAAAGCTGGAAGACACATACAAAACAAGAACAAAGGTCTAGGTGTGCTAGCAGCAAAGCTTTTTGATGATAGAGTTCCTTTAAGAAAAAAG CTCAAATTGTTCAATAGGCTTGCAACTATTCAAGATGATGGTACTGTGCAATTTGAAGTTCCGGGGGATATTAAACCTggaaaacttgattttgggaCCGGAGTTGTTTACAATGGAGCTTCAGATGAAGCAGCAAATGACGTAGCTGATATTCCAGTACTACCTCCATTGCAAATTGTTATGCTCATTGTTGGGACGAGGGGAGATGTGCAACCTTTTGTTGCCATTGGGAAAAAGCTTCAG GAAAATGGTCATAGGGTGAGACTAGCAACTCATGCCAATTTTAAAGAGTTTGTTTTGGGTGCTGGGTTGGAATTTTATCCTCTAGGCGGAGATCCAAAGGTTCTTGCTGCAT ACATGGTAAAAAATAAAGGGTTTTTGCCATCTGGACCTTCTGAAATACTTATTCAACGTaatcaaataaaagatattGTATTCTCCTTACTACCTGCATGCGTAGATCCTGATCCAGAGTCAAATGTTCCATTCAGAGTAAATGCCATTATTGCCAATCCTCCTGCATATG GACATATGCATGTAGCAGAGGCCCTCCAAGTACCattgcatttatttttcacaatgcCATGGAC GGCTACTAGTGAGTTTCCACATCCTCTCTCTCGTGTCAAGCAGTCAGTTGCTAATAGA CTATCATATCAAGTCGTTGATGGACTGATCTGGCTTGGGATTCGGGATGTGGTAAATGACTTCAGGAAGAAAAAGTTGAAGTTAaggcgattaacttatttgagtAACTCCAACAGTTTCCATTCAGATGTGCCTTTTGGGTATATATGGAGTCCACACCTAGTTCCTAAACCGAAAG ATTGGGGCCAAAAAATTGACGTGGTAGGGTTTTGCTTCCTAGACCTTGCTTCCAATTATGAACCCCCAGAATCACTTGTTAAATGGCTTGAAGATGGTGAAAATCCTGTATATATTGGCTTTGGAAGTCTT CCTGTTCAAGAACCTGAAAAAATGACCGAGATAATTGTTCAAGCTCTAGAAATTACTGGACAAAGAGGTATTATTAACAAAGGCTGGGGTGGCCTTGGGAGCT TGAAGGAACCCAAGGATTTTGTGTACCTGTTGGATAATTGCCCCCATGATTGGCTATTCCTGCATTGTGCTGCTGTG GTGCATCATGGAGGTGCTGGAACAACTGCTGCTGGACTAAAAGCCGCa TGCCCAACAACTGTGGTACCTTTCTTTGGGGATCAACAATTTTGGGGTGAACGTGTGCATGCTAGGGGAGTAGGTCCTGCTCCCATCCCTGTGGACGAGTTCTCCCTTGAAAAGTTGGTCGCTGCCATCCGGTTCATGCTAGATCCAGAG GTAAAAGAACGTGCTGTAGAACTAGCAAAAGCCATGGAACATGAGGATGGAGTGACTGGAGCTGTGAAAGCATTCTATAAACATTTCCCTCTAGAATCACTTGAGCCAAAGCCTGAGGTCTCGCCTCGTCCTCCCCGTTTCTTTTCCCTAAGACGCTGTATCGGACactcctaa
- the LOC101266328 gene encoding uncharacterized protein isoform X1, which yields MKLGLITAYSRSSPTTVTLISGNPHAKTATLGVKFPSSFRLNSGYKISSFSLTICSSKSSSSVDSAGAGTETYNQTVDGEISSPQVTESLNIEVGSPKILPNYFPPKLSLSDQAFFLLTFIACTTSVAFTSLVVATVPTLFAMRRAAISLSKLADTAREELPSTMAAIRLSGMEISDLTLELSDLSQEIADGVNKSARAVQAAEAGIRQIGSRAHQQTMSMIQERADLPVISLQPVVTGAAKKTSHAVTQATRRFMNMISGGELGSEMEDNGKIDPES from the exons ATGAAGCTCGGTCTCATTACTGCATATTCCCGTTCTTCTCCGACCACCGTGACACTGATCTCCGGCAATCCCCATGCTAAAACGGCGACGTTGGGCGTGAAATTTCCCTCTTCCTTCAGACTGAACTCCGGGTATAAAATCTCTAGCTTCTCCCTGACAATTTGTTCGTCCAAATCATCATCTTCAGTTGATTCTGCTGGTGCCGGAACGGAAACCTATAATCAAACTGTAGATGGAGAAATTTCGTCGCCTCAGGTTACGGAATCGCTCAATATTGAAGTCGGAAGCCCTAAAATTCTACCGAATTATTTCCCTCCCAAATTAAGCTTAAGTGACCAAGCTTTCTTTCTCTTGACCTTCATTGCTTGCACG ACATCCGTGGCTTTCACAAGTCTGGTAGTTGCAACTGTGCCAACACTGTTT GCGATGCGTAGAGCAGCAATATCTTTGTCAAAGTTGGCAGATACTGCTCGAGAGGAGCTTCCTAGTACAATGGCTGCTATCAGGCTGTCTGGGATGGAAATCAGTGACCTTACACTGGAATTGAGTGATTTAAG TCAAGAGATAGCTGATGGTGTCAACAAATCTGCTCGAGCTGTGCAAGCAGCAGAAGCTGGAATCAGACAAATTGGGTCTCGTGCTCACCAGCAAACAATGT CAATGATTCAGGAAAGAGCAGATCTTCCAGTCATATCTTTGCAGCCAGTTGTAACTGGAGCAGCAAAGAAGACTTCTCATGCTGTCACCCAAGCTACGAGAAGATTCATGAATATGATCTCTGGAGGTGAACTTGGCTCAGAAATGGAAGACAACGGTAAAATTGATCCAGAATCTTAA
- the LOC101266328 gene encoding uncharacterized protein isoform X2 gives MKLGLITAYSRSSPTTVTLISGNPHAKTATLGVKFPSSFRLNSGYKISSFSLTICSSKSSSSVDSAGAGTETYNQTVDGEISSPQVTESLNIEVGSPKILPNYFPPKLSLSDQAFFLLTFIACTTSVAFTSLVVATVPTLFAMRRAAISLSKLADTAREELPSTMAAIRLSGMEISDLTLELSDLSQEIADGVNKSARAVQAAEAGIRQIGSRAHQQTMSMIQERADLPVISLQPVVTGAAKKTSHAVTQATRRFMNMISGGELGSEMEDNGMR, from the exons ATGAAGCTCGGTCTCATTACTGCATATTCCCGTTCTTCTCCGACCACCGTGACACTGATCTCCGGCAATCCCCATGCTAAAACGGCGACGTTGGGCGTGAAATTTCCCTCTTCCTTCAGACTGAACTCCGGGTATAAAATCTCTAGCTTCTCCCTGACAATTTGTTCGTCCAAATCATCATCTTCAGTTGATTCTGCTGGTGCCGGAACGGAAACCTATAATCAAACTGTAGATGGAGAAATTTCGTCGCCTCAGGTTACGGAATCGCTCAATATTGAAGTCGGAAGCCCTAAAATTCTACCGAATTATTTCCCTCCCAAATTAAGCTTAAGTGACCAAGCTTTCTTTCTCTTGACCTTCATTGCTTGCACG ACATCCGTGGCTTTCACAAGTCTGGTAGTTGCAACTGTGCCAACACTGTTT GCGATGCGTAGAGCAGCAATATCTTTGTCAAAGTTGGCAGATACTGCTCGAGAGGAGCTTCCTAGTACAATGGCTGCTATCAGGCTGTCTGGGATGGAAATCAGTGACCTTACACTGGAATTGAGTGATTTAAG TCAAGAGATAGCTGATGGTGTCAACAAATCTGCTCGAGCTGTGCAAGCAGCAGAAGCTGGAATCAGACAAATTGGGTCTCGTGCTCACCAGCAAACAATGT CAATGATTCAGGAAAGAGCAGATCTTCCAGTCATATCTTTGCAGCCAGTTGTAACTGGAGCAGCAAAGAAGACTTCTCATGCTGTCACCCAAGCTACGAGAAGATTCATGAATATGATCTCTGGAGGTGAACTTGGCTCAGAAATGGAAGACAACG GAATGAGGTAG